One window of Micrococcales bacterium genomic DNA carries:
- a CDS encoding FAD-dependent oxidoreductase, translating into MDQQRVVIVGGVAAGMSAAARLRRLDENAQITVLERGPYVSFANCGLPYFVGGEIEDTDALLLQTPQSLRAGFDLDVRINHEVIGLAPLAKTVQVATPEGEIAMPYDQLILAPGADPVAPPIEGLDSPRCHYLRTVDDAVRVRDKVDGTASQAVVLGAGFIGLEAAEALRHRGLEVTVVEATDHILPPAEIEMANLLADELRGMGLVLREGILAKRIEDQSDGCLVHLSNGEAVPADLVVVSTGIRPATAVFEATGLACDKGAIVVDQHGRTNLPDVFAAGDAVVSQEAVTGAKRPVPLAGPANRAGRLIADAIAAPSARPQPQPLGTAIVRIGELTCALTGANRAALVRAGRQFTTVHLHPLNHAGYFPGAKRLDLMVHFDPVSGELLGAQCVGQNGADKRIDVIATAMRGGLKAADLMDLDLCYSPPYGSARDAITMVGLLADNVMTGQTTLWQPEQLAWARSDETLLLDVRSPAEFATGHLPEATNIPHTKLRGRLDEVRAAAEGRPIAVMCQSGVRSYIAHRILVGAGFDSSTLSGGMLTLRAYLGKDAESVLVK; encoded by the coding sequence ATGGACCAACAAAGAGTGGTAATTGTCGGGGGAGTGGCCGCTGGTATGTCGGCCGCCGCTCGACTGCGTCGACTTGACGAGAATGCCCAAATCACGGTGCTAGAACGCGGCCCATATGTCTCATTCGCCAACTGCGGCCTGCCCTACTTTGTAGGCGGCGAAATCGAAGACACGGACGCCCTACTACTGCAAACCCCGCAGTCGCTGCGGGCCGGTTTCGACCTCGACGTGCGAATCAATCACGAAGTGATTGGCCTGGCGCCGCTGGCCAAAACCGTCCAAGTGGCCACGCCTGAGGGCGAAATCGCAATGCCGTACGACCAACTAATACTGGCGCCAGGGGCCGACCCAGTGGCACCGCCAATCGAGGGCCTCGACAGCCCCCGTTGTCATTACCTGCGGACTGTCGATGACGCTGTCAGAGTTAGGGACAAGGTTGACGGGACCGCTAGCCAGGCAGTGGTGCTTGGGGCCGGTTTCATTGGGCTCGAAGCGGCGGAAGCCTTACGGCATAGAGGCCTGGAAGTAACCGTGGTCGAGGCGACTGACCACATCCTGCCGCCAGCGGAAATCGAAATGGCCAATTTGCTGGCGGACGAACTACGCGGCATGGGCCTGGTTCTGCGTGAAGGCATCTTGGCCAAGCGGATCGAGGACCAGAGCGATGGTTGCCTGGTGCATCTGTCGAACGGCGAGGCCGTCCCGGCTGACCTGGTAGTAGTCTCGACCGGCATCCGTCCGGCCACGGCTGTCTTCGAGGCGACCGGGCTGGCCTGTGACAAAGGCGCCATTGTGGTCGATCAACACGGACGCACCAACCTGCCAGACGTGTTCGCCGCCGGCGATGCCGTGGTCTCGCAGGAAGCCGTCACTGGGGCCAAGCGCCCAGTACCGCTGGCCGGGCCAGCCAACCGGGCCGGAAGGCTGATAGCAGACGCCATTGCGGCGCCATCGGCCCGCCCCCAGCCGCAGCCATTGGGTACGGCCATAGTCCGAATCGGCGAGTTGACCTGCGCATTAACCGGCGCAAACCGGGCTGCCCTAGTCCGCGCCGGTCGGCAGTTCACCACCGTTCATCTCCACCCGCTCAATCACGCCGGCTACTTCCCCGGGGCCAAACGGCTCGACTTGATGGTCCACTTTGATCCGGTCAGCGGCGAGTTGCTGGGTGCTCAATGCGTTGGCCAGAACGGCGCCGACAAGCGGATTGACGTGATTGCCACGGCCATGCGCGGCGGGCTGAAGGCTGCCGATTTGATGGATCTGGACCTGTGCTATTCCCCGCCTTATGGTTCTGCCCGCGACGCCATCACCATGGTCGGTCTACTGGCGGACAATGTCATGACCGGCCAAACCACCTTGTGGCAGCCCGAGCAATTGGCCTGGGCCAGGTCTGACGAGACGCTTCTTCTTGACGTACGCAGTCCGGCCGAGTTCGCCACCGGTCACCTGCCGGAAGCCACCAACATCCCCCACACCAAGCTGCGGGGCCGGCTGGACGAGGTCCGGGCCGCCGCGGAAGGACGGCCTATCGCCGTAATGTGCCAGTCGGGTGTTCGCAGCTACATTGCGCACCGAATCCTGGTGGGCGCCGGCTTCGACTCCTCGACCCTGAGCGGTGGCATGCTGACGCTGCGTGCCTACCTGGGCAAAGATGCCGAAAGCGTGTTGGTGAAGTGA
- the dapF gene encoding diaminopimelate epimerase has translation MDSGRSGALSGLRYVKGHGTGNDFVLFADPDDRIDFGSEMARLLADRRHGVGGDGVIRAVRSAALVEGQSVLKAEPGAEWFMDYRNADGSLAEMCGNGVRVFVAFLVAGGLLALPKGASVVVGTRAGAVRVARLGAEYAVDLGGWSFPGGSEAFAQGWDCQIRARGIDRPLQGLSVLLSNPHAVAAVTQSELAALDLSQAPEVTPAPADGVNVEFVVIDQAGSIEMRVYERGSGETQSCGTGAAAAAAAAWAWSGPNGPAAWSVKLPGGHLGLRLVFDPTHPPLPTPPLPARSSFGTTDNQIREPEQSENWILLTGPAQLVAEGTIL, from the coding sequence GTGGATTCGGGTCGGTCAGGTGCACTTAGTGGCCTGCGTTATGTCAAAGGGCATGGCACGGGTAACGACTTTGTGCTGTTCGCCGATCCTGATGACCGAATCGACTTTGGCTCCGAAATGGCCCGTCTGCTGGCCGACAGGCGTCACGGCGTTGGCGGCGACGGGGTCATCCGGGCGGTGCGATCTGCGGCGCTAGTAGAAGGTCAGTCGGTGCTCAAGGCTGAGCCTGGGGCCGAATGGTTCATGGACTACCGCAACGCCGATGGGTCACTGGCAGAAATGTGCGGCAATGGGGTTCGGGTCTTCGTGGCCTTCTTGGTGGCTGGAGGGTTGCTGGCGCTGCCCAAGGGTGCATCAGTCGTGGTTGGAACCAGGGCTGGTGCCGTACGGGTGGCCCGGCTGGGCGCTGAGTATGCGGTTGACCTGGGGGGATGGTCCTTTCCCGGTGGCAGTGAGGCGTTCGCACAGGGCTGGGATTGCCAAATCAGGGCCCGGGGTATTGATCGTCCTTTGCAGGGGTTGTCGGTGTTGCTGTCCAACCCCCACGCAGTGGCGGCCGTAACTCAATCGGAGCTGGCCGCCTTGGACTTGAGCCAAGCGCCGGAGGTGACGCCGGCCCCGGCGGACGGCGTCAACGTCGAATTCGTGGTGATCGATCAAGCTGGCTCAATCGAAATGCGAGTCTACGAACGCGGCTCGGGCGAAACGCAGTCCTGTGGCACCGGCGCGGCGGCGGCCGCCGCCGCCGCTTGGGCCTGGTCCGGGCCAAATGGGCCTGCGGCCTGGTCGGTCAAACTGCCCGGCGGCCACCTGGGTCTGCGCCTAGTCTTCGACCCGACCCACCCCCCCCTCCCAACCCCCCCTCTTCCCGCGAGGTCGAGCTTTGGCACAACTGACAACCAGATAAGGGAACCTGAACAAAGCGAGAACTGGATCCTATTGACCGGTCCGGCGCAACTGGTGGCCGAAGGCACCATTTTGTAG
- the miaA gene encoding tRNA (adenosine(37)-N6)-dimethylallyltransferase MiaA produces MPPTNCGRLIAVVGPTATGKSALGLDLAQHFDGEIIGADAMALYRGMDIGTAKTPKNLRRGVVHHQIDVLDVTEEASVAAYQRQARAAIDSVWSRGKAAIMVGGSGLYVRAALDLIDFPGTDPVIRRKWEELAAARGSDYLHGELAARDPAAARVIAPENTRRLVRALEVIELTGGPFIAQLPRPDSWRPVTYIGIDLPGEQLDHRINRRVDWMWQAGLVDEVVALERQGLRRGRTAPRAIGYAQCLALLDGEVGAAEARDGIGQATRQLARRQRKWFKRDSRINWLRAGPDVTRQAITWLSG; encoded by the coding sequence GTGCCGCCAACTAACTGTGGCCGCCTGATCGCGGTGGTCGGTCCCACCGCCACCGGCAAATCAGCTCTAGGCCTTGACCTGGCCCAACACTTCGACGGCGAAATCATCGGGGCCGATGCCATGGCGTTGTACCGCGGCATGGACATTGGCACGGCCAAAACCCCCAAGAACCTCCGACGCGGTGTGGTGCACCACCAAATCGACGTTCTTGATGTGACCGAGGAGGCCTCGGTGGCGGCCTATCAGCGCCAAGCCCGGGCGGCAATTGACTCGGTCTGGTCCAGGGGAAAAGCCGCCATCATGGTTGGTGGTTCCGGTCTATACGTCAGGGCGGCCTTGGACCTAATCGACTTCCCCGGTACCGACCCGGTGATCAGGCGCAAATGGGAGGAGTTAGCTGCGGCGCGCGGCTCCGACTACCTACACGGCGAACTGGCGGCGCGAGACCCGGCCGCAGCCAGGGTCATTGCGCCGGAAAACACCCGGCGCCTGGTCAGAGCGCTTGAGGTGATCGAGCTAACCGGCGGCCCGTTCATCGCCCAGCTGCCACGCCCTGATTCTTGGCGACCAGTCACCTACATTGGCATCGATTTGCCTGGTGAACAGCTCGACCACCGCATCAATCGGCGAGTCGACTGGATGTGGCAGGCCGGACTAGTCGATGAGGTGGTGGCCTTAGAGCGCCAAGGGCTGCGCCGCGGGCGAACCGCACCGCGGGCCATCGGCTACGCCCAGTGCCTGGCCCTGCTGGATGGTGAAGTTGGCGCGGCTGAGGCCAGGGACGGCATCGGGCAAGCCACCCGGCAGCTGGCGCGGCGCCAACGCAAGTGGTTCAAACGCGACTCCCGCATCAACTGGCTTCGAGCCGGTCCTGACGTGACCAGGCAAGCCATCACCTGGCTGAGCGGCTAG
- a CDS encoding metal-sensing transcriptional repressor — protein MNRPGQGGPAAASAQPVPEEVRRQVLNRLNRAYGQLGALIRAVESGTECRAVITQLSAVSAAVDRAGFAIVASGMKQCLAPAANGSNGPSIQELEKMFMMLA, from the coding sequence GTGAACCGGCCTGGCCAAGGTGGCCCCGCGGCGGCATCGGCCCAACCGGTACCTGAAGAGGTCCGCCGCCAGGTCCTTAACCGCCTAAACCGGGCCTATGGCCAACTCGGCGCGCTAATTAGGGCGGTTGAGTCCGGCACCGAATGCCGCGCGGTTATCACGCAGCTGTCCGCAGTCTCCGCAGCGGTGGACCGCGCCGGTTTTGCCATCGTGGCTTCAGGCATGAAGCAATGCCTGGCCCCGGCGGCGAACGGTTCGAACGGACCGTCCATCCAAGAACTCGAGAAAATGTTCATGATGCTGGCCTAG
- a CDS encoding FAD-binding oxidoreductase, with protein MDTDQLVAALGRAMGGRIDSSALTRGLYSTDASNYRVVPQVVVFPRDSDEVAAVADVARSLSVPLTSRGAGTSCAGNSIGPGIVVDCSAHLNQILELDPDARTARVQPGLVMDVLQAAAKPHGLRFGPDPSTHSRCTFGGMIGNNACGNHAVAYGRTADNVEALELIDGKGRVIKADCDLSVVDGLGALVEQHLATIRTEFGRFGRQISGYGLEHLLPEHGTRLARALVGSEGTCGIVTEATVKLVDLATSPYLVLLAYDSLPEAGDAVPGLLGFKPLALEGLDSKLVDVLRLRRGPAAVPELPAGGAWLMAEMADDSAVKELVDASGALSSRVLPSGPEAAQIWKIREDGAGLASRTPSGHQGSAGFEDAAVPPAQLGAYLRQFDRLMNEFGLEGIPYGHLGDGCLHIRLDFPLENDGTVLRQFMEQAADLVVAHGGSLSGEHGDGRARSELLPKMYSTAAIELMGQFKALFDPDNLMNPGVKVDPAPLDQDLRRPAARSQPAAGGFQFAEDGGDITRAAHRCTGVARCRTDTAGFMCPSFLATGREEDSTRGRARVLQELANGSLIGGGFGSGELAQVLENCLACKACSSDCPAGVDMARLKSETLHRRYKGRLRPPNHYLLGWLPRWTRLAAKAPGLANLVLRLPGLAKLALGAAGIDRRRSLPRFAPETFHHQAAKFDLASPLPDVDAKVAGQRPVILWADSFSSSLVPAVDLAIVEVLRTAGHDVYLAPPSVCCGLTWITTGQLGSAKQKLLGLLEVLGPFAVNGVDIVGVEPSCMAVLRGDLPDLLPGDPRAAAVAAQTKTLAQVLAADQAAGHWTPPRLDGQRIVVQPHCHHHSVMGYQADLALLRSAGAELTLLEGCCGMAGNFGMEKAHYDISVKVAGRQMLPALASEDDPVTLLADGFSCRTQAADLAGIEGLHLAQVLLQARAAN; from the coding sequence GTGGACACTGACCAATTGGTGGCCGCCCTGGGGCGGGCCATGGGCGGCCGGATCGATAGCTCGGCCCTGACCAGAGGGCTATATTCGACCGACGCCTCGAACTACCGGGTAGTGCCGCAAGTCGTGGTCTTCCCCAGAGACAGCGACGAGGTTGCGGCGGTGGCCGATGTCGCGCGGAGCCTATCCGTGCCCCTCACCTCACGCGGGGCGGGCACCAGTTGCGCCGGCAATTCGATAGGCCCAGGCATTGTGGTTGACTGTTCGGCCCATTTGAACCAGATCTTGGAGCTGGACCCTGATGCCCGCACGGCCAGGGTTCAGCCGGGCCTGGTAATGGATGTGCTCCAGGCCGCCGCCAAGCCGCATGGTTTGCGTTTTGGGCCAGATCCCTCAACCCATTCTCGCTGCACCTTTGGTGGGATGATTGGCAATAACGCCTGCGGAAACCACGCCGTGGCATACGGCCGCACGGCGGACAACGTCGAGGCCTTGGAGTTGATTGACGGCAAAGGCCGTGTCATCAAGGCGGACTGCGACCTTTCGGTCGTGGACGGACTGGGTGCGTTGGTCGAGCAACACCTGGCCACGATTCGCACCGAATTCGGCCGCTTTGGCCGGCAGATTAGCGGCTATGGCTTAGAGCACCTCTTGCCGGAGCACGGCACCCGCCTGGCCCGGGCTCTAGTCGGGTCAGAGGGCACCTGCGGCATCGTCACTGAGGCCACAGTCAAGCTGGTTGACCTGGCCACTTCGCCGTATTTGGTGCTGTTGGCCTACGACTCGCTGCCGGAGGCGGGCGATGCAGTACCCGGTCTGCTCGGTTTCAAGCCGCTGGCCCTAGAGGGGCTCGACTCGAAGCTGGTCGACGTTCTGCGGTTACGCCGCGGGCCTGCCGCCGTGCCGGAACTGCCGGCCGGTGGCGCCTGGCTGATGGCCGAAATGGCAGACGATTCAGCCGTCAAAGAGCTGGTGGATGCGTCTGGCGCCCTGTCCAGCCGGGTCCTGCCATCCGGCCCGGAGGCGGCTCAGATCTGGAAAATCCGCGAAGACGGCGCCGGCTTGGCCAGCCGCACGCCCAGCGGCCACCAAGGCTCGGCCGGATTCGAAGACGCCGCCGTGCCGCCGGCCCAGCTGGGGGCCTACCTGCGCCAATTCGACCGGCTGATGAACGAGTTTGGCCTTGAGGGCATCCCCTATGGCCACCTTGGCGACGGCTGCCTTCATATCAGGCTCGACTTTCCCCTGGAAAACGACGGTACGGTCCTGCGTCAGTTCATGGAACAAGCGGCTGACCTGGTGGTGGCCCATGGTGGTTCACTTAGCGGCGAGCACGGTGACGGCCGAGCCCGCTCAGAACTGTTACCCAAGATGTACTCGACTGCCGCGATTGAGTTGATGGGCCAGTTCAAGGCCCTATTCGACCCGGATAACTTGATGAACCCCGGAGTCAAAGTTGATCCGGCACCGTTGGACCAAGACCTGCGCCGCCCCGCCGCCAGGTCCCAGCCAGCCGCCGGTGGCTTCCAGTTCGCCGAGGACGGCGGCGACATCACCCGAGCCGCCCACCGCTGCACCGGCGTGGCCCGGTGCCGGACCGACACCGCCGGTTTCATGTGCCCATCGTTCCTGGCCACCGGCCGGGAAGAGGATTCGACCCGCGGCCGCGCCCGGGTTTTGCAGGAGCTGGCCAACGGTTCGTTGATTGGTGGAGGTTTTGGATCCGGCGAACTGGCCCAGGTTCTGGAGAACTGCTTGGCTTGCAAGGCCTGCTCCTCGGACTGCCCGGCCGGCGTCGACATGGCCAGGCTCAAGTCGGAGACCTTGCACCGGCGTTACAAGGGTCGCCTGCGCCCACCCAACCACTACTTGTTGGGATGGCTGCCACGCTGGACCCGCTTGGCGGCCAAGGCGCCGGGTCTGGCCAACCTGGTTTTGCGCCTGCCCGGCCTGGCCAAACTGGCCTTGGGCGCGGCCGGAATTGACCGCCGTCGTTCGCTGCCGCGCTTCGCCCCGGAAACCTTCCACCACCAGGCCGCCAAGTTTGACTTGGCCAGCCCCTTGCCCGATGTCGACGCTAAAGTTGCTGGTCAACGGCCAGTCATTTTGTGGGCGGACTCGTTTTCGAGTTCGTTGGTGCCGGCGGTTGATTTGGCCATTGTTGAGGTTTTGCGGACCGCCGGGCACGACGTCTACCTGGCGCCGCCGTCGGTCTGCTGCGGGTTGACTTGGATCACCACCGGTCAGCTGGGCTCGGCCAAGCAAAAGCTACTTGGCCTGCTCGAGGTCTTGGGGCCGTTTGCCGTCAATGGCGTTGACATTGTCGGGGTCGAGCCGAGCTGCATGGCTGTGCTGCGCGGTGACCTGCCGGATCTTTTGCCGGGCGACCCCCGGGCAGCGGCAGTGGCGGCCCAGACCAAAACCTTGGCCCAGGTGCTGGCAGCCGATCAAGCCGCTGGACACTGGACCCCGCCGCGTTTGGACGGCCAGCGGATTGTGGTTCAGCCGCACTGCCATCACCATTCGGTTATGGGCTACCAGGCTGACCTGGCCCTACTGCGATCAGCCGGGGCCGAGCTAACACTGTTAGAGGGTTGCTGCGGCATGGCCGGCAACTTTGGCATGGAAAAAGCCCACTACGACATTTCGGTCAAAGTCGCCGGGCGCCAAATGCTGCCAGCCTTGGCCAGCGAAGATGACCCGGTGACTTTGCTGGCGGACGGCTTTTCCTGCCGCACACAAGCCGCCGATCTGGCCGGAATCGAAGGGCTTCACCTAGCTCAGGTACTGCTGCAGGCCCGTGCCGCCAACTAA
- the miaB gene encoding tRNA (N6-isopentenyl adenosine(37)-C2)-methylthiotransferase MiaB has translation MNAPTYAIRTLGCQMNLHDAERMAGLLEEAGYVPVPGQGGIRTQGIPEADVVVINTCAVRENAATRLYGNLGQLRELKKQRPGMRIAVGGCLAQHERNLIVDKAPWVDVVFGTHNLGSLPGLLEQAQATNRAQVEIAEELAVFPSALPARRESVYAAWVSISVGCNNTCTFCIVPQLRGRERDRRPAEIQREVEAAVAAGAIEVTLLGQNVNSYGAGFGDKGAFAKLLRRVGATDGLERLRFTSPHPAAFSEDVIEAMAAVPAVAPQLHLPLQSGSDRVLKAMRRSYRAARFLELVAGVRAAIPEAAISSDLIVGFPGETEADFRQTLEVVEAAQFASAYTFLFSPRPGTPAATMAGQMPTEVMTERFDRLVALQNRIAEVQSAKQVGRVVEVLVAEGEGRKDAATLRVSGRAFDGRLVHVSLPDAGSHPLDPRPGDIGLPDAASHPLHPRPGDIGLPDAASHPLHPRPGDIVRTVVTGSAPHHLLADAAPQGGLFEVSRTPAGDAWDRSQNPPIPRP, from the coding sequence ATGAACGCGCCAACCTACGCCATACGCACGCTCGGCTGCCAAATGAACCTGCACGACGCCGAGCGGATGGCCGGGCTGCTCGAAGAGGCCGGCTACGTGCCAGTCCCAGGCCAGGGCGGTATCCGGACCCAGGGTATCCCGGAGGCGGATGTGGTGGTTATCAACACCTGCGCCGTCCGGGAAAACGCCGCCACCAGGCTATACGGCAACCTGGGCCAATTGCGCGAACTAAAGAAGCAGCGACCAGGAATGCGCATCGCCGTTGGCGGCTGCTTGGCGCAGCACGAACGGAACCTGATTGTCGACAAGGCGCCGTGGGTTGATGTTGTCTTTGGCACCCACAACCTCGGCTCGCTGCCTGGACTCTTGGAGCAAGCCCAGGCCACCAATCGGGCTCAGGTCGAGATCGCCGAAGAGCTGGCAGTGTTTCCTTCCGCCCTGCCGGCCAGGCGTGAATCGGTTTATGCCGCCTGGGTGTCGATTTCGGTGGGCTGCAACAACACTTGTACCTTCTGCATTGTGCCGCAGCTGCGCGGGCGCGAACGCGACCGGCGGCCGGCCGAGATTCAGCGCGAGGTCGAGGCGGCGGTGGCGGCCGGGGCCATCGAGGTCACCTTGCTGGGTCAGAATGTCAACTCTTATGGCGCCGGTTTTGGCGACAAGGGTGCTTTCGCCAAGCTGCTGCGCCGGGTCGGTGCCACCGATGGGCTCGAACGCCTGCGCTTCACCTCACCCCATCCGGCCGCGTTTTCCGAGGACGTCATCGAGGCCATGGCCGCCGTGCCGGCGGTGGCGCCGCAACTGCACCTGCCGTTGCAGTCCGGGTCGGACAGGGTTCTCAAGGCCATGCGCCGCTCCTACCGGGCCGCTCGGTTCCTCGAGTTGGTAGCCGGCGTTCGGGCGGCGATTCCTGAGGCGGCCATTTCAAGCGACCTGATTGTTGGCTTCCCGGGCGAGACCGAGGCCGATTTCCGTCAAACCCTCGAAGTGGTCGAGGCCGCCCAGTTTGCCTCTGCCTACACTTTTCTCTTCTCGCCTCGCCCTGGCACGCCGGCCGCCACAATGGCTGGTCAAATGCCTACTGAGGTGATGACGGAGCGCTTCGACCGGCTCGTCGCCCTGCAAAACCGGATCGCCGAGGTCCAAAGCGCCAAGCAGGTGGGCCGCGTGGTCGAGGTCCTGGTAGCCGAGGGTGAGGGCCGCAAGGATGCCGCCACCTTGCGTGTGAGTGGGCGGGCCTTCGATGGCCGCCTGGTTCACGTTTCCTTGCCCGATGCCGGCTCCCACCCTCTGGATCCCAGACCGGGCGACATTGGCCTGCCGGACGCCGCCTCCCACCCTCTGCATCCCAGACCGGGTGACATTGGCCTGCCGGACGCCGCCTCCCACCCCCTGCACCCCAGACCGGGTGACATTGTGCGGACCGTGGTGACAGGTTCGGCGCCTCATCACCTGTTGGCTGACGCGGCGCCTCAGGGTGGATTGTTCGAGGTCAGCCGGACCCCAGCAGGTGACGCCTGGGACCGGAGCCAAAACCCCCCAATTCCGCGACCTTGA
- a CDS encoding DUF559 domain-containing protein, translating into MTMATALDRQLAAGGTGTSGAAGGVFSRMELFRQGLTRGQVTYGVRKGRVVKAAGKALIQPAGDLTIPRWAKAASLTWPDGVVWGCSALKLHLPNAPIPNRDRLQVAVPVARRHQTNLQALKIKVPKDEQTIAFGEVRVQTLDAAIVDALRYLPEDQADPLLSWLISRRIVDPRTFRRIANRRRGYRGARRLHWYKDMVESNAASLAELDCHLLIRQSLGLPDQAWRANAPIRLVNRELVSVDVLVEGLRKVVEVDGARYHRDPNKDHERDRLLGQTGFEVLRLDAVTVMFDKVRAIKLLHQYLFPDRALLAEPGEPGGPQLPKAPAWQRYCRQRREKTIQPARRRRRPRD; encoded by the coding sequence ATGACGATGGCAACGGCGTTGGACAGGCAATTGGCGGCAGGCGGGACAGGTACCAGTGGCGCTGCAGGTGGGGTGTTTTCCCGGATGGAGCTGTTTCGCCAGGGCCTAACCCGCGGCCAGGTGACATATGGGGTCAGAAAAGGTCGCGTGGTCAAAGCCGCTGGAAAGGCCCTGATCCAGCCGGCCGGCGACTTGACCATACCTCGCTGGGCCAAGGCCGCCTCCCTGACTTGGCCTGACGGCGTGGTCTGGGGCTGTTCAGCCTTGAAGCTGCACCTGCCCAATGCTCCAATTCCCAACCGGGACCGCCTGCAAGTGGCTGTGCCGGTGGCTCGCCGCCACCAGACCAACCTTCAAGCCCTAAAAATCAAGGTCCCAAAGGACGAGCAAACCATCGCGTTTGGCGAGGTCAGGGTCCAGACCTTGGACGCCGCCATCGTCGATGCGCTGCGTTACCTGCCGGAAGACCAGGCCGATCCTCTACTGTCTTGGCTCATCTCCCGCCGCATAGTTGACCCGCGCACCTTTAGGCGGATCGCCAACCGACGACGCGGTTACCGAGGGGCGCGGCGCCTGCACTGGTACAAGGACATGGTCGAATCCAACGCCGCCTCCCTGGCCGAGCTGGACTGCCATTTGTTGATTCGGCAGTCGCTTGGCCTGCCGGACCAGGCTTGGCGGGCCAACGCTCCAATTCGTCTGGTCAACCGGGAATTGGTCTCTGTCGATGTACTGGTTGAAGGACTCAGAAAAGTAGTTGAAGTGGATGGCGCCCGGTACCACCGGGATCCCAATAAGGACCACGAAAGGGACAGGCTACTTGGCCAAACTGGCTTCGAGGTGCTGCGGCTTGACGCGGTTACGGTGATGTTCGACAAGGTCAGAGCCATAAAGCTACTGCACCAATATCTGTTCCCAGACCGCGCACTCTTGGCTGAGCCGGGTGAACCCGGTGGGCCCCAACTGCCCAAGGCCCCGGCCTGGCAGCGCTACTGCCGGCAGCGGCGCGAGAAGACCATCCAGCCAGCCCGGCGCCGCCGCCGCCCGCGCGACTGA
- a CDS encoding serpin family protein, giving the protein MVTRSGKLRTTITTGALATGLLFALTACGSSPARTLNTAIPHGTDRPTSTGGIGTMVKGPLPTNSGQQMAQLSEPLFPLVLAAADPSPANPSYSPVSVYLALALTGNGARGNTASQFEQLLGGGIEQINEIATGMMTEYVTAADGPTLSVANSIWLNTGFELDPAFFETARSVFRTEPTVLDLQAEGKDKINAWVYDKTNHLIQQIVDRVTPDAVAFLVNALYFKGAWVTPFDEAATTDEPFALLDGSTVQAPTMVASDLALPYFKSDSGEGLVLPYEGGRFAMLLVMPAGGPGNVAWDGQAIASWLTAAQERDGVELHLPKWESETSAKLAGPLMDLGLIDAFTDAADLTGLGQAAPDAPLVISEVAHKAVVKVDEAGTEAAAATSVGVRAGAALPGAEPVVVRFDKPYVFAIVDLDSGVPLFLGQVTNPTA; this is encoded by the coding sequence ATGGTCACACGCTCTGGAAAGCTTCGCACCACAATAACCACCGGAGCGTTGGCGACCGGGCTGCTGTTTGCCCTGACAGCCTGCGGCTCCAGCCCTGCCAGGACCCTAAACACAGCCATCCCACACGGCACTGACCGGCCCACGTCGACCGGCGGAATCGGCACCATGGTCAAAGGCCCCCTCCCCACCAACTCCGGCCAGCAAATGGCCCAGCTGAGCGAGCCATTGTTCCCGCTGGTCTTGGCGGCGGCTGATCCCTCCCCGGCCAACCCAAGCTATTCGCCAGTCTCGGTCTACCTGGCCTTGGCTTTGACCGGCAACGGCGCCCGAGGCAATACCGCCAGCCAATTTGAACAGCTCCTGGGCGGCGGAATAGAGCAGATCAACGAAATCGCCACCGGCATGATGACCGAATACGTCACCGCTGCCGATGGCCCCACCTTGTCAGTGGCCAATTCAATTTGGCTCAATACCGGCTTCGAGCTGGATCCTGCCTTCTTCGAGACAGCCCGTTCGGTTTTCCGGACTGAACCCACCGTGCTTGACCTCCAGGCCGAGGGCAAAGACAAGATCAACGCCTGGGTCTATGACAAGACCAACCACCTGATCCAGCAGATCGTCGACCGGGTCACGCCCGATGCCGTCGCTTTCCTGGTCAATGCCCTTTACTTCAAAGGGGCTTGGGTCACGCCATTCGACGAAGCTGCCACCACCGATGAACCATTCGCTCTGCTAGACGGCTCGACGGTGCAGGCACCAACAATGGTGGCTAGCGACTTGGCTTTGCCTTACTTCAAGTCTGATTCAGGCGAGGGCCTGGTCTTGCCTTATGAAGGTGGGCGCTTTGCCATGCTTTTGGTCATGCCGGCCGGTGGCCCCGGTAACGTCGCCTGGGACGGCCAGGCCATAGCCAGCTGGTTGACGGCAGCACAGGAACGCGATGGCGTCGAACTGCACCTGCCAAAGTGGGAATCGGAAACATCGGCCAAGCTGGCCGGGCCGCTGATGGATTTGGGGCTGATCGACGCCTTCACCGATGCCGCCGATCTGACCGGTCTTGGCCAGGCGGCCCCTGACGCGCCGCTGGTCATCTCCGAGGTAGCCCACAAGGCCGTGGTCAAGGTCGACGAAGCCGGCACCGAGGCGGCCGCTGCCACATCGGTCGGAGTCAGGGCCGGAGCCGCCTTGCCCGGCGCCGAGCCGGTAGTGGTCCGCTTCGATAAGCCCTATGTCTTCGCCATTGTCGACCTTGACAGTGGGGTGCCACTCTTCTTGGGCCAGGTCACCAACCCAACTGCCTAA